A segment of the Candidatus Binatus sp. genome:
CGAGGTGGTGGTGTTGAACTGCTGGGTGACCGCCACGAATGAAACGCCGTGCGCGTCGAACAACTCGACCATCCTGGCGAAGTCGGCCAGCGACCGGGTCAGGCGATCGACCTTGTACACGACCACGACGTCGATCATGCCCTCGCGGATACTGGCGAGCAGTTGCTGTAACGCCGGCCGTTGTATCGTACCGCCCGAGAAGCCGCCGTCGTCGTAGGCGGTCTTGATCAACTTCCAGCCCTCGCCCGCCTGGCTCCTGATGAACGCCTCGCACGCCTCGCGCTGCGCATGCAGAGAGTTGTAATCCTGCTCCAGTCCTTCTTCAGAGGACTTGCGGGTGTAAATTGCGCAACGCCTGATCGGTGAGCTAGCCATTGACCACCTCCTTGGCTCGATGCTTCAGGCCGAAGAACAGCGGTCCCGACCAGCGGGCGCCCGTGATCGCACGCGCTACTTCCGAAAGCGATTTGTAACGCCGACCGCGGTAGATGACGTCGTTGTCGAGCACGGTGACCCGGTGTCTGATCCCTCGCCACTCCCGGATCAGCACCGTCCCGGCACCTGCTCGCGGTCTCGGACTACGTTGCTGAGCAAACTCTCCGCGGCCATCGAAAACGCGATTAAGGATTATGTGCGCGGACGGCTTGAGGCCACCAAAGGCCTTTTCCTGGAGGCGGTACGCGATTGCACGAATCAGAAAGGACCGGCCGATATGGCCTGACGGCTCCTTCCCATACACGGTCTTCCAGCGCTCGCGAAGGTCCTTGAAGCTTGCCTTCGATAGACTCGCAATCTCGGCGCTGAGCGCACCACGATCCAGAACGGGCGCCGGCCGCTTCATAGTTGTTTCTCTCGATATTTCGCGACCTTAAGATCGGCATCCAAGCTCATAGGCGGTCCTCCTCGTGGCGCGCGACTTGCTGACACACACATTGCTCGATTCGCCGCACGTAGCCAGTCCCGCAAGCGCTCAACTTGGTCGGTTAGTACCCCTGAAATTGCCCGCGAATTAGGCTACTAGTGAGGCGCGTTGGACATGCGTTAGGTCGGCCGGTTGCACGCAGTCATGCCCGAGTGCATGAGATTCTGCCGTGCTATCGAATAGTGTGCACCGGCGCACATGTAGAGCGCCCTACTTGGGAGGTTGCTTCCGCATGTATAGAGACGTGGTGCAATGGTCGAAGATCCGACATTGGATTCTGGTGCAGGGTCGCTCGATCCGCCGG
Coding sequences within it:
- a CDS encoding DUF2924 domain-containing protein, with product MKRPAPVLDRGALSAEIASLSKASFKDLRERWKTVYGKEPSGHIGRSFLIRAIAYRLQEKAFGGLKPSAHIILNRVFDGRGEFAQQRSPRPRAGAGTVLIREWRGIRHRVTVLDNDVIYRGRRYKSLSEVARAITGARWSGPLFFGLKHRAKEVVNG